The following proteins are encoded in a genomic region of Devosia lucknowensis:
- the def gene encoding peptide deformylase → MAIRPILVIPDARLRAVADPIIEVDDEIKTLAKDMLDTMYDAPGIGLAAPQIGVMKRIVVMDLAGEGEPAAPLVMINPEITHFGDQMQVTEEGCLSIPELYYEVERPNDVTVKYTDLEGKEVTKEAEGKLAVCIQHELDHLDGVLYIDYLSRLKRDRVIKKFDKQAKLAAR, encoded by the coding sequence ATGGCCATCCGCCCAATTCTCGTCATTCCCGATGCCCGACTGCGCGCTGTCGCCGACCCGATCATCGAGGTCGATGACGAAATCAAGACGCTCGCCAAGGACATGCTGGATACGATGTATGATGCTCCCGGCATCGGCCTTGCTGCGCCGCAGATCGGCGTCATGAAGCGGATCGTGGTGATGGACCTGGCCGGCGAAGGCGAACCCGCCGCACCGCTGGTGATGATCAATCCCGAGATCACCCATTTCGGCGATCAGATGCAGGTTACCGAAGAGGGGTGCCTCTCCATTCCCGAGCTCTATTACGAAGTCGAGCGACCCAACGACGTGACGGTGAAATACACGGATCTCGAGGGCAAGGAAGTCACCAAGGAAGCGGAAGGAAAGCTGGCCGTCTGCATCCAGCACGAACTCGACCACCTCGATGGCGTGCTCTACATCGACTATCTCAGCCGCCTCAAGCGCGACCGCGTGATCAAGAAGTTCGACAAGCAGGCAAAGCTGGCTGCGCGGTAA
- the rmuC gene encoding DNA recombination protein RmuC, which produces MRDLDTILFMLGDLPVTFRLALLAGGVVLLVTLVAFLVTSARNSALRADIAAREASENLKANFLEQVATRDVRIRDLEIQVERERERLGDLLDAEREKSGGLQSELAAMRTRLDEQARQNEANLKRFLEARQQMTDEFKAIAGDVLRSHSETFTKQNRDQVDTLLKPLQDKITEFHKNLLEDRSAMGERIRALAESNLQITTEAQNLTRALKGNSQTQGAWGEMILSTILEQSGLREGEQYFTQQSHTGEDGQRVRTDVEILMPNGDRLVIDSKVSLTAFEAFVNSEDLDRDQHLRAHITSVRGHITTLGEKTYHRAAKSSLDYVMMFVPIESALATAIQHDAKLVEFGMGKGVMLTTPTTLMTVLRTVRNVWDIEKRHQNAEEIAERAGQLYDKVAGFLGTMDKLGGHLDKARSSFDDARNQLSSGRGNVVRQVEMLRELGAKSSKSIPGGWDGGTDEKPALRVVGDDPGDLN; this is translated from the coding sequence ATGCGCGATCTCGACACCATTCTCTTCATGCTGGGCGACTTGCCCGTTACTTTCAGGCTGGCTTTGCTGGCAGGCGGCGTGGTGCTGCTCGTCACGCTTGTCGCCTTCCTCGTTACGTCGGCCCGCAACAGTGCGCTGCGGGCAGATATCGCCGCCCGCGAGGCCAGCGAGAACCTGAAGGCCAATTTCCTCGAACAGGTGGCTACCCGCGACGTCCGCATCAGGGACCTCGAAATTCAAGTCGAACGAGAACGCGAGCGATTAGGCGACCTTCTTGACGCCGAGCGCGAGAAGTCCGGCGGACTGCAGTCCGAGCTTGCAGCAATGCGCACCCGGCTCGATGAGCAGGCGCGGCAGAACGAGGCAAACCTCAAGCGCTTCCTGGAGGCGCGCCAGCAGATGACGGATGAGTTTAAGGCGATCGCCGGCGATGTGCTGCGCTCTCACAGCGAAACCTTCACCAAGCAGAACCGGGATCAGGTCGATACCCTGCTCAAACCCTTGCAGGACAAGATCACCGAGTTCCACAAGAACCTGCTCGAGGATCGGTCGGCCATGGGCGAGCGCATCCGTGCCCTGGCGGAGAGCAATCTTCAGATCACGACCGAGGCGCAGAACCTGACGCGGGCCCTCAAGGGCAACTCGCAGACCCAGGGCGCTTGGGGCGAGATGATCCTCTCGACCATCCTCGAACAGTCGGGCCTGCGCGAGGGCGAACAGTATTTCACCCAGCAGAGCCATACCGGCGAGGATGGACAGCGCGTCCGCACAGATGTCGAGATCCTGATGCCCAATGGCGATCGACTGGTGATCGACTCCAAGGTGTCGCTGACCGCCTTCGAGGCCTTCGTCAACAGCGAGGACCTCGACCGCGATCAGCACCTGCGCGCCCACATCACTTCGGTGCGCGGCCATATCACGACGCTGGGCGAAAAGACCTATCACCGCGCTGCCAAATCCAGCCTCGACTACGTGATGATGTTCGTGCCTATCGAGAGTGCCCTTGCAACCGCCATTCAGCACGATGCCAAGCTGGTCGAATTCGGCATGGGAAAAGGCGTGATGCTGACGACGCCGACCACGCTGATGACCGTATTGCGGACCGTGCGCAATGTCTGGGACATCGAAAAGCGCCACCAGAATGCCGAGGAGATCGCCGAACGCGCAGGGCAGCTCTACGACAAGGTCGCCGGGTTCCTGGGCACGATGGACAAACTCGGCGGACACCTCGACAAGGCACGCTCCAGCTTCGACGACGCGCGCAACCAGCTTTCCTCGGGCCGTGGCAATGTCGTGCGTCAGGTCGAGATGCTGCGCGAACTCGGCGCCAAATCGAGCAAGTCCATTCCTGGCGGCTGGGACGGCGGCACCGACGAAAAGCCGGCCTTGCGCGTCGTCGGTGACGATCCGGGCGATCTCAACTAA
- a CDS encoding DUF2945 domain-containing protein produces the protein MAFRKGSKVSWAWGAHTASGKIVERFTQKVTRTIKGTEVTREASSKEPAYLIEQEDGDKVLKSRSELSAAKS, from the coding sequence ATGGCTTTTCGCAAGGGTTCGAAAGTCAGCTGGGCCTGGGGTGCCCACACGGCATCAGGCAAGATCGTCGAGCGCTTCACCCAGAAAGTGACGCGCACCATCAAGGGTACAGAGGTAACCCGCGAGGCGAGCAGCAAGGAGCCGGCCTACCTGATCGAGCAGGAGGATGGGGATAAAGTACTGAAAAGCCGCAGCGAACTCAGCGCGGCCAAGAGTTAG
- the recR gene encoding recombination mediator RecR encodes MPSGGPEIEQLIQLLARLPGLGPRSARRAVLHLIKKKEQLMLPLSAALDRAVEAVRTCEVCGNVDTISPCSICADARRGESGILIVVEDVADLWALERAGVGQVRYHVLGGVLSPLDGVGPDDLNLDGLIGRAHDYTEIVLAMNATVEGQTTAHYITDRLAGTQIRVTRLAHGVPVGGELDYLDEGTLSQALRARTEI; translated from the coding sequence ATGCCTTCCGGCGGACCAGAAATCGAACAATTGATCCAATTGCTGGCAAGATTGCCAGGTTTGGGTCCCCGTTCGGCCCGCCGGGCCGTCCTGCACCTGATCAAGAAGAAAGAGCAGCTGATGCTGCCCCTTTCCGCGGCGTTGGACCGGGCGGTCGAAGCCGTCCGGACCTGTGAGGTATGCGGCAATGTCGATACCATCAGTCCCTGCTCCATCTGCGCCGACGCGCGGCGCGGCGAGAGCGGAATTCTCATTGTGGTAGAAGATGTTGCTGACCTCTGGGCGCTCGAGCGCGCCGGCGTCGGACAGGTGCGTTACCATGTCCTGGGGGGCGTGCTGTCCCCACTCGACGGCGTCGGGCCCGACGATCTCAACCTCGATGGATTGATCGGCCGTGCCCATGACTACACCGAAATCGTCCTGGCGATGAACGCCACGGTCGAAGGGCAGACCACCGCCCATTACATCACCGACCGGTTGGCGGGCACCCAGATCAGGGTCACCCGCCTCGCGCATGGCGTACCGGTCGGCGGCGAGCTCGACTACCTCGACGAAGGCACGCTAAGTCAAGCACTTAGGGCGCGTACCGAGATCTAG
- a CDS encoding YbaB/EbfC family nucleoid-associated protein, which produces MKDIMGMMKAASEMKAKMETMQAELADLVVEGRSGGGMVSVSLSGKGDMRGLKIDRSLLKPEDAEVVEDLIVAAYNDAKAKSEAEAQRKMAEVTAGLPIPPGMKLPF; this is translated from the coding sequence ATGAAAGACATCATGGGCATGATGAAGGCCGCCAGCGAGATGAAGGCCAAAATGGAGACCATGCAGGCCGAGTTGGCCGACCTGGTCGTCGAAGGCCGGTCCGGTGGCGGCATGGTCAGTGTCTCGCTTTCGGGCAAGGGCGACATGCGCGGTCTCAAGATCGACCGGTCGCTGCTCAAGCCGGAAGATGCCGAGGTGGTCGAAGACCTGATCGTCGCCGCCTACAATGACGCCAAGGCGAAAAGCGAAGCCGAGGCCCAGCGCAAGATGGCCGAAGTTACGGCAGGTCTGCCCATCCCCCCGGGCATGAAACTGCCGTTCTAG
- a CDS encoding DNA polymerase III subunit gamma/tau produces MAENQTSPYLVLARKYRPRDFSTLVGQDAMVQTLGNAFAQNRIHHAFILTGVRGVGKTTTARILARAFNYEDETGRHPTLDLSKEGTHCRAIIEGRHVDVVEMDAASNTGIGDIREIIDSVKYGPVSAPYKVYVIDEVHMLSTAAFNGLLKTLEEPPPYVKFIFATTEIRKVPITILSRCQRFDLRRIPAEVMSDYLETILGHEGIGFEADALAMIVRAGEGSARDSLSLLDQAIAHGNGTVTSATVKAMLGLGDRARIIDLFEDLMGGRIAEALTALRELYDLGADPQTLLADLAEFTHLVTRIKVVPAAADDASLTPDERTRGRDLANRLPMRALTRAWQILFKGNEETGRAGNALQAAEMTLIRLAYAADLPSPDEVITRLTQQGTLPQGSSTPQLPSRSPSGGASAMRVEALDTAPMESPAPSPVPASRPQAVAQPQVIAQPQAQPAVLPALATVASYKDLIALAAAKRDVLVKLALESTMRPVSFEQGRIEVALSDGADPGMIATLSARLQTWTGQRWLVMVSTKAPEGLTIRQEKEQRQQAATQAAHDDPLVKAIMETFPGAKLVNVTVREEATAPELSPPPFEEDDE; encoded by the coding sequence ATGGCTGAAAACCAGACCTCTCCCTATCTGGTCCTCGCGCGCAAATATCGCCCGCGCGATTTTTCGACCCTGGTCGGGCAGGATGCGATGGTGCAGACGCTGGGCAATGCTTTCGCGCAGAACCGCATCCACCATGCTTTCATCCTCACCGGCGTGCGCGGCGTGGGCAAGACCACCACGGCGCGCATCCTCGCCCGCGCCTTCAACTATGAAGACGAGACCGGCCGTCACCCGACGCTCGACCTCTCGAAGGAAGGCACGCATTGCCGCGCCATCATCGAGGGTCGGCATGTCGACGTGGTCGAGATGGACGCCGCTTCCAACACCGGCATCGGCGATATCCGCGAGATCATCGACTCGGTGAAATACGGTCCGGTTTCGGCACCCTACAAGGTCTACGTCATCGACGAGGTGCACATGCTCTCGACGGCGGCCTTCAACGGCCTGCTGAAGACGCTCGAAGAGCCGCCGCCTTATGTGAAGTTCATCTTTGCGACGACCGAGATCCGCAAGGTCCCGATCACCATCCTGTCCCGTTGCCAGCGCTTCGACCTCAGGCGCATTCCGGCCGAGGTGATGTCGGACTATCTCGAGACCATCCTCGGACACGAGGGCATTGGCTTTGAGGCCGATGCGCTGGCCATGATCGTCCGTGCCGGCGAAGGCTCCGCCCGCGACTCGCTCAGCCTGCTCGACCAGGCCATTGCCCACGGCAACGGCACGGTCACTTCGGCAACGGTCAAGGCCATGCTGGGCCTGGGGGACCGGGCGCGCATCATCGATCTCTTCGAAGATCTGATGGGTGGCCGCATCGCCGAGGCGTTGACGGCGCTGCGCGAGCTCTATGACCTCGGGGCCGATCCACAGACGTTGCTGGCCGATCTCGCCGAATTCACCCATCTCGTTACCCGCATCAAGGTTGTGCCGGCCGCGGCGGACGATGCCTCGCTGACGCCGGACGAGCGCACCCGCGGACGCGACCTCGCCAACCGTCTGCCGATGCGCGCGCTGACCCGCGCCTGGCAGATCCTGTTCAAGGGCAACGAGGAAACCGGCCGCGCCGGAAATGCGCTGCAGGCCGCCGAGATGACCCTGATCCGCCTTGCCTATGCGGCCGATCTGCCCAGCCCCGACGAGGTGATCACCAGGCTCACCCAGCAGGGCACGCTGCCGCAGGGTTCGTCCACGCCGCAATTGCCGTCGCGTTCGCCCTCGGGTGGGGCGTCGGCTATGCGCGTCGAGGCGCTCGATACCGCGCCGATGGAGTCTCCGGCGCCATCCCCCGTGCCGGCTTCGCGCCCGCAGGCCGTTGCCCAGCCACAGGTCATCGCGCAACCCCAGGCCCAACCGGCCGTACTGCCGGCGCTGGCGACCGTCGCGAGCTACAAGGACCTCATCGCCCTTGCCGCGGCCAAGCGCGACGTGCTGGTCAAGCTGGCGCTCGAAAGCACGATGCGTCCGGTGTCGTTCGAACAGGGCCGCATCGAGGTCGCGCTCAGCGACGGCGCCGATCCGGGCATGATCGCGACCCTCTCGGCGCGGCTGCAGACCTGGACCGGCCAGCGCTGGCTGGTCATGGTGTCGACCAAGGCTCCCGAGGGCCTGACCATCCGCCAGGAAAAGGAACAGCGGCAGCAGGCGGCGACGCAGGCCGCGCATGACGACCCGCTGGTCAAGGCGATCATGGAAACATTTCCCGGCGCCAAGCTTGTCAATGTAACGGTGCGCGAAGAAGCCACCGCTCCCGAACTTTCCCCGCCCCCGTTTGAAGAGGACGACGAATGA
- a CDS encoding type II toxin-antitoxin system VapC family toxin yields the protein MKVLLDTHILLWAAAEPERLPSAARVLLDAPETEPVFSAASLWEVAIKHGLGRDDFRADPRLLRRGLVDNGYDELPITSEHAVAILGLPLIHRDPFDRMLIAQATVVGIELITVDETVARYPGPIRLI from the coding sequence ATGAAGGTCTTGTTGGATACCCACATTCTGCTGTGGGCCGCAGCAGAGCCTGAGCGTTTGCCGTCGGCAGCGCGTGTCCTGCTTGACGCTCCGGAAACGGAACCCGTGTTCAGCGCGGCAAGCCTTTGGGAGGTTGCCATCAAACACGGGCTCGGTCGGGACGATTTCCGCGCCGACCCGCGTCTGTTGCGACGCGGGCTTGTCGACAATGGCTACGACGAGTTACCGATCACAAGCGAGCACGCAGTCGCCATTCTTGGCCTTCCCTTGATCCACAGGGATCCTTTCGATCGCATGCTGATTGCGCAGGCGACCGTTGTCGGCATCGAGCTGATAACCGTGGACGAGACCGTGGCGCGCTATCCGGGCCCGATCAGGCTTATCTGA
- a CDS encoding type II toxin-antitoxin system Phd/YefM family antitoxin has protein sequence MTLTVNIHDAKTHLSRLVERAANGEAFVIAKAGKPMVKVVPLDQPSQVRRLGFMRGQFTVPDDFDRMGEAEIAALFGETE, from the coding sequence ATGACACTTACCGTGAACATTCACGACGCGAAGACCCATTTGTCGAGGCTGGTGGAACGGGCAGCGAATGGCGAGGCATTCGTCATCGCCAAGGCAGGTAAACCGATGGTCAAGGTAGTCCCCCTCGACCAACCCAGTCAGGTACGCCGCCTGGGCTTCATGAGAGGGCAGTTTACCGTGCCTGACGATTTCGATCGCATGGGCGAGGCCGAAATAGCTGCCCTCTTCGGCGAGACAGAATGA
- a CDS encoding SH3 domain-containing protein → MARKKQQQGSNVIGLAILGALGFGIYQFGIVGNPDRPSASLARPASVASATPSRTTPTPAPAPAPAALDAPRFVNVAELNVRHTPSTSGPLIMTLPRGTQLKVLGRKDGWLLIDVNPTLEGWVSEQLTTTRTPQPSLRPPEPLKASR, encoded by the coding sequence ATGGCCAGGAAAAAGCAGCAACAGGGTTCGAACGTCATCGGTCTTGCCATTCTCGGGGCTCTTGGCTTCGGCATCTATCAGTTCGGCATTGTCGGCAATCCCGATCGCCCCTCGGCTTCCCTAGCGCGGCCGGCCAGCGTCGCATCCGCCACACCATCGCGCACCACGCCGACCCCTGCGCCGGCGCCAGCGCCAGCGGCCCTCGATGCGCCGCGCTTCGTCAATGTTGCCGAGCTCAACGTTCGCCACACTCCCAGCACGTCGGGTCCGCTGATCATGACCCTGCCGCGCGGCACCCAGCTCAAGGTGCTCGGGCGCAAGGACGGCTGGTTGCTGATCGACGTGAACCCCACGCTCGAAGGCTGGGTTTCAGAACAGCTGACCACGACAAGGACCCCGCAGCCGTCCCTTCGCCCGCCGGAGCCGCTGAAGGCGTCACGGTAG
- a CDS encoding MerR family transcriptional regulator produces MRIGELARRTGLSVSRIRFYEAQGLISPPSRERNGYRSYADGAVARLVFIDRARLLGFSLAEIGGELPDARSLPDPQAIVSALIEKQLDLDRIIADAQARKRSIAALVEELSCAL; encoded by the coding sequence ATGCGCATCGGCGAGCTTGCCCGTCGCACCGGACTATCGGTCTCCCGCATCCGCTTCTACGAGGCACAGGGACTGATCTCGCCTCCGTCGCGGGAGCGGAACGGCTATCGGAGCTATGCCGACGGTGCTGTCGCGCGCCTCGTGTTCATCGATCGGGCGCGGCTCCTTGGTTTCTCCCTGGCCGAGATCGGCGGCGAGCTTCCCGATGCCCGATCCCTGCCGGATCCCCAGGCCATCGTCTCCGCCCTGATCGAAAAGCAGCTTGATCTCGATCGCATCATTGCCGACGCCCAGGCGCGCAAGCGGTCCATCGCGGCGCTTGTGGAAGAACTCAGCTGCGCGCTCTAG
- a CDS encoding SDR family NAD(P)-dependent oxidoreductase: protein MSPKTVVITGGTAGIGLAAATAIAARGHRLILIGRDHGRGAEALSRLAPPAEGGHRYLPADLSIRQGVGSVVTELTKSEDAIDVLANNAGTWFQRRDVTVDGVERTMAVNHLAYVGLTLGLKPLLLRAQAARVINTGSFVYRSARYRPDNMQSERRFSTNGSYAATKLYNLMFTRALARRWGDLGITVNAFSPGFVNTGFGRGQGGLLEPYYQLTRRLFARSPEKAAETLVKLALSEAVAHVSGAYFEDGRQRPVRGDAADPILSDAVLDWSLRAVGVDRQRV, encoded by the coding sequence ATGTCCCCGAAAACTGTTGTGATCACCGGTGGCACCGCCGGTATCGGTCTGGCTGCCGCCACGGCCATTGCCGCGCGCGGACACCGGCTGATCCTCATAGGCCGCGACCATGGGCGGGGGGCGGAGGCCCTGTCCCGACTGGCGCCGCCGGCGGAGGGCGGACACCGCTACCTCCCTGCCGACCTGTCGATACGACAAGGGGTCGGGTCAGTTGTGACCGAACTGACGAAGTCCGAGGATGCCATCGACGTGCTGGCCAACAATGCCGGCACCTGGTTTCAGCGCCGGGACGTGACCGTCGACGGCGTGGAGCGGACAATGGCGGTGAACCACCTCGCCTATGTCGGCCTGACGCTGGGTCTCAAGCCGCTGCTGCTGCGGGCGCAGGCGGCACGGGTGATCAATACCGGCTCGTTCGTCTACAGGAGCGCCCGCTACCGCCCGGACAACATGCAGTCGGAGCGTCGCTTTTCCACCAATGGCAGTTATGCCGCGACCAAGCTTTACAATCTCATGTTCACGCGCGCGCTGGCCCGGCGCTGGGGCGATCTTGGAATAACGGTCAACGCCTTCAGCCCCGGCTTCGTGAATACCGGTTTCGGACGCGGGCAGGGCGGACTGCTCGAGCCATACTACCAGCTGACCCGGCGCCTCTTTGCACGTTCGCCCGAAAAGGCGGCTGAAACCCTGGTGAAGCTGGCGCTGTCCGAGGCGGTGGCGCATGTCAGCGGCGCTTATTTCGAAGATGGCCGCCAACGACCTGTTCGCGGCGACGCCGCCGACCCAATCCTGTCGGACGCGGTGCTGGACTGGAGCCTGCGGGCCGTCGGGGTCGACCGCCAGCGGGTATGA